TCCGGTCGCTTTTGACTTGGCCACTTCCTTGAGTTTGTCGTTGGCAAAGATGGCGACTTCCACCCTGCGGTTCGCCTGGCGACCTTCGATAGTCGAATTAGCCGCGATCGGCTGGTCCTCACCATATCCCGTGATAGAGAATCTGGCTGGATTGACTCCCAGACTGGTGAGGTAGCTCGCAACCGAATCCGACCTCGAGCGGGACAACTGGAGATTGTGTTCCGCCGTGCCCGTCGAATCAGTGTGACCTTCGAGCAGGATGCTGGTGTCCGGATACTTGTTCAGAATTACGGCGAGCTTCGAAAGTTGCTCCTGGCTTGCGGTTCTCAGGGTCGACTTGTCCACATCGAACAGCAGGCCGGAGTCAAACGTGACCTTGATACCTTCGCCGACTCTCTCGATCTTGGCGCCGGCAAGATCCTGCTCCATCTCGGCAGCCTGTTTGTCCATGTAGTTTCCTATGTAGGCCCCTGCAGCGCCGCCAACAGCGGCCCCGAGTATGGCCCCGACTGCGGTGTTTCCTGCCTTGTGTCCGATCAGCCCTCCGAGAACGCCTCCGGCGGAAACGCCGATGGCGGCCCCCTTCTGTTGGCGGGTCCAAGTGGAGCAACCGACGGACGCGAGAACCAGCAGGCTACACAGAGCGACAACAACGAACTTTTTCATGTTGGCCTCCTCCTTTTTGGTCTGTGTGAGCGAGGGTCAGGATACCACAGAGAACGCGCCCTCGCAACCAGTGCTGTGGGACTGTGTGTCGGTAACATATGAAATGTTCGGTGTGGAGTGGACCATTTTCGACGTCAGAGCGGGCAAACATCACGTCTCGAATGGGTTTTTGTGACCTCGTAGCCGGAGTCTCTGCAATTGATTCTTGGAGTGAAAAGCAGTATAATAAGCCACGCGGATGTCAATGTTGCACCAGCGCGGTGCCTTTTTTGAGACGTGTGCCTCGAGACTCGGCATGTCATGTTGCGTTCACATTTCATTTTCCTCGGTCTTACGAAGCTCTCAGATCAAGCGATTCTCCGAGCGAGTCCTGAAACGCCGGTCGCAGCCTTGGGCTGCACAGAATAGGAGTGTGAGACATGAGACAGTGGAAAGCGAGAAACAGGTGGGTTTTTCTCTCGACCGTTCTCTTGCTCGTGCTTCCCGCGTCGGCCTATGCGCTGGAGCATAGCTTCGCCGACCACTTCACGACTACTGCGTATAGAGACGACAGCAGCACTACCGCTCGGTGGGACGTCTCAACGCCTGGTCGTCTGGAGCTCTGGCCGTTTCACATGAGTCTCGCAGGGAGCAAATGGTCTGACGTGGTTCCATACGGGGTAGCCGTTTCAGGCGACTACGCCTACGTCACACTTCGCGGCTCAGGTCTTGCCGTGGTTAACATAAGCGATCCTGGAGCCCCGGTTCAGGTTGGGGCTTGCGTGACCCTGGGCGGGGCCTGGGCAGTGGCCGTTGACGGTGACTACGCATATTTGGCTGACGGCGCGGGCGGTCTCAAGGTGATCGACATCAGCGTTCCTGCCAGCCCGGTTGTTGTCTCGGTCTGCTCCGAGGGATTCGACGCTCGTGGAGTCGCGGTTTCCGGGGACTATGCTTACGTGGCATGCGCAACGTCTGGTCTCAGGGTTATAGACATCAGTGACCCCGACAATCCTGCCCTGGTCGGCGGCCATGACACGCCCGGGCTTGCGGTCGAGGTCGCCGTTTCGGGTGATTATGCCTACGTGGCCGACAGTCAAAGCGGGCTGCAGGTGATGGACATCAGCGATCCGACTGCCCCGGATCTTGCGGGAACCTTTGCCACCGCCGACTCCGTTAAGGGAGTGGCCATCTCGGGGGACTGTGCCTTTCTCGCGGTTTATGGAGAAGGGCTCGAAATCTTGGACATCACCAATCCATTGTCTCCTTCTCTGAAGGGACAGTACAATACTCCCGGGCGGTGCACCGGAATTGAAGTTTCTGGAGACCGTGCGTACGTGGCAGACGGGCAGTCCGGGCTTGAGGCCATCGGAATATCGAATCCCGCCGAACCGGTCTTTGGAGACAGCTGCGATAGTCCAGGCTCGACGTACAAAGTGGTAGTTTCTGGTGGGTACGCTTATGCAACTGACAGTGACCAGGGCCTTCTTGTCATTAAGGTTGCAGAGCCCGTCGTGCCCCCGTTGTTCGTTGCGGAACTTGGTCTGGGTGACCCCGGCACGGCACTCGACGTTGCCGGGGATTACGCCTGCGTGGCCGTCGGCGCTCGACTCTCAGTTGTAGATATTAGCTCGCCCGCTTCACCCAGCGTGGCGGCCAGTTACGGGCCCATCACCGGAACCTTCACGGGTGTAGTGTGCAGCGGCGATTATCTCTACGCATCGAACACCGGCACTGGCTTTCAGGTTCTGGACATAAGCGATCCTATGTATCCTGATTCTGCCGGAAGCTGCTACATTACCGGCGGAGGCAACGGGATCTTCGTTTCCGGAAATTATGCTTACGTCACTACTGGAACGTCAGGGCTCAAAGCCGTGGACATCAGCCTGCCCTTCGCCCCGTCTGTTGCGGGGAGTTGCTCGCTGGCTGTAACGGGCAACGGTTTGGTTGTCTCCGGAGATTATGCTTACGTGGCCTCCGGAGGAGGCTTGCTTGTCGTCGACATTAGTGATCCTACGGCCCCTTCTCAGGTGG
This region of Candidatus Eisenbacteria bacterium genomic DNA includes:
- a CDS encoding OmpA family protein produces the protein MKKFVVVALCSLLVLASVGCSTWTRQQKGAAIGVSAGGVLGGLIGHKAGNTAVGAILGAAVGGAAGAYIGNYMDKQAAEMEQDLAGAKIERVGEGIKVTFDSGLLFDVDKSTLRTASQEQLSKLAVILNKYPDTSILLEGHTDSTGTAEHNLQLSRSRSDSVASYLTSLGVNPARFSITGYGEDQPIAANSTIEGRQANRRVEVAIFANDKLKEVAKSKATG